The genome window TCTCCTTTACACTGTGATAGGGAATAAATGTGTATTCAATATTGACTTATAGATGATTTAATGACCTTAACTCCAGCTCAGATCATGTTCAACCTGGATAAAGTGCACATCATCATTGATGAGATTATCCAGAATGGACACATAGTGGAGACCAACAAGAACCGCATCCTGGCACCTCTACTTGCTCTGGACAAGATGGCTGAGGCACATTGAGCAGTTGTTTGAACCATAGACTTAAACATCGCATCATTGTATCTGTCCAGTTATGACGTCTTTAAGAGCACGGGCAGCGCCATTAAGGCCATCTCCATTatgaagtagtcaattttcttctgaGTTGGGAAACTGAAAGGGTGCACACTGCCACctagagtgtgttgtttgaacaggaaTAAAGCAGAGGTTGGCGATTTACTGacacctgcagttatggaatgtctCCTCACAAGTATAACTAATTGGCTGATTCCTCCTGGTAACCTGGATGGAATTAAAAGGAAAACCACCCAAAAaggatattttggtatttgtttcattagtccattgctgacatagtcccaaaatgttttgcttgtcagcaatcacgTTTTTAAGATTTGTAACTTTCAAACCATCCccatatgatgcattttgcaccatacagggatgatttctgtattttaatgccacattcaaaacaactgggaactctgtaaaatacgaggtcaaatcatgatgtcagtgctctagaaagaggccagagttcccgagttggaattctgagttggatgaccgttcaaatagATTTTTCTCCAGTCGGAACCCCTTTTTGtttttgaacgcactgaagtccaAAGTTCCTGGGTTCCCAGTTTTAAACGTGGCACGAAAGTTGCTTATcttaaacttgattgctgacaagcaaaacatgtCAACAATAGACTAATGAAATAAAtaccaaaatattgtttttggGTGAAGTTTTCCTTAAAGGATCACAATTTCATCCAGGTCATCACTTCAGTGGTGAAAGTTCAAGGGCGGTGCCCCCtagagaatgatggaggccgctaGTGTCCAACAGGCTGaatagcatgggcagcgccattgagggcttccaccattttaatgtaaaCTGGGTGAGACATTCAACTTCTTTGGATGATCCCTCCATCTAGCTCTATGGTTTGAACAAACTAAGACTACAGTAGCAACAAAAAGTAtaggaaccctttggaattacctggatttctgaatAAAATCTGATCTAAATCACAACAATGGACATAgcgtgcttaaactaataacacacaattaTACatttgtctttattgaacacaccgtgtaagcattcacagtgtagggtggaaaaagaatgtgaacccttggatttaataactggttgactctCCTTTGGCAGCACTAAACTCAACCAAACATTTGAGGTTGCGGATCAGACCACAACGGTCAGGAGGCATTTTggaccattcatctttacaaaacgGTTTCAGTTCAGCCTTATTCTTgcgatgtctggtgtgaacctctctcgaggtcatgccacagcatatCGGGTTGagctcaggactctgactgggccactccagaaggcggaTTTACttttgtgttttgggtcgttgtcctgttgcatcacccaacttctgttgagcttcaattggcagacagataaagacattttgcaggagaatgttaggctaaaCTTGAGAATTCATTTTTCAgatatccaggtaattccaagggttcaaatactttcttgccactgtattagCCTTTGAAAAAAATGGACACATTGCCATCCAAATGATTTATGGACCTCATACTTGGGTTTATCAATAATAATCCATTGTATAgaatagtttatttttattttttatacagcaGCTATAGTAAGATTGAACTGAGGTATTACGTACATCTTCCCTTGGAGCTTTAATGTGCATGGAATGTTATTCAGGTCTTTTTTAACGTAAATAAATAAGACTTCATACTTTGCAAACATTTTAATGATTATTTTTGGAGCATACACATTTGAAAATATCTGTTTACTTCAAACTGCAACTtgagttaaataaatgtttataaTATACAAAGAAAATACAAGGGAAAGCATAGCTTgctttttttcctttttaaatGTGCCTTGCACACAGAACCAGTGTTTTTGTCTCTAGCTTTATTATCAAATTACACAAATGCACTCAGGGACTTTGATCCTTATAGCAGGGCAATAAACATCAAAATACACACAGTAACGAAAGCAAAAGGAAAAATAATAAGCATGTGCATCATGATTGTATGATGTTAGATGAAGTAAAAGGAACAAGGTAATCCTAATATTCAAACAACGCAGGCACTAGTAAAACAACCTGGTCAGGAAATGCCCAAACACTCTACAGTTAGCTCTACAGAAGCAGCTGCCCTTCTCCCCTCACATCACGCAGGGGAAGGAAGGAGGTTGACAGCCGGGTGGTGGAGATCTGAAAACCCAAAAATCTACAGAGAACTTGTACACAGATGCTCACAGCCAaagtatgagagagagatagtaaacactgtagaacatgaggaAACTGTCTGCCCCGGCTTCCAGTTGCTCAAGCCCTTAAAGCAGCAGAGTgccctggggagggagggagctgtgaCAAGTAAGCAGGTGGGTCGGAGGAGAGGGAAGGTGGGGGGGGGCACCCCTGGTTTTATCTGTATCAGTAGCTATTGAGTTAACATGGGACTGTTTTCCTAAAGTTTTTCAGGGGGAAAGGGGGAGATGTAAGGTTTTGCGGGgttgggaggagggggagagatctCAGAGAGCACGGCTTGTTTCTTTTTCTGCAACAAAACACAACAGGCTTCACCAGCGGGGGGGGGGTTGGTCAGTCATAATGGGGCAGACGGAGCATGCTCAGTTGAGGTGGAAGCCCTTCTCCATGGTAGCAGCTAGGAGGCGCTCTCTCATGATGTCTTCAGAGGAATACTCTGGCAGCTTCAGGTAGTGCACACAAGTGTTAACAGATGGATAGCTGGAGTCTGTCGCGTCCACCTAGGGGGAACAATTAGGTTAACTGTGTTGCAGTCACAGCCCTGCTCTATAATCCCAGAGGTCTGGAGTGGCAGATACAAGTGGTGGAAGTAGTGTCATTACAATACTATGACTTAAAGCTGAACAGAATACATTTAATTTCAAACATTTCCCAAATTTCTACTGGCAGCATTTCTGAAACATGTCCATATCAACCTCATTAGGATGGCTTACTGTACTGCAAGGTTGACAAAGTTCCCTAAACTCAGCAGTGATTGGCCTCATGGAGAGCCTTACCTTCCGAACGATGGTGAGGCGTGGGTGCAGGTTGGCCAGACCACCAGGGGGCAGAGTGGAGCATCCTGTGGTGAACTGGAGGAAGGCTTTCCTCTCGTCAGATGACATGCCACACAGCACCCGCACAAAACGCAGGAACCCAGGACTGTGGAGAGGACGATAACAGatacaacagttaaaaaggtctCTCCAGCAAAATATGAAAACAACAAGCTGTTAGATAGTGTCAGTTGATGTACTGGTGCAGCAGTACAAGGTCCCATGTTCCTCTAGGAACTAAGTGACGTTCTGGTCATGTTAGCGACTTCGCCATTTCAGTTCTTGTCATTTGAACCCCTTTTAAAATCACGACCAACACCGTCAATACAAGGAGATCTAAGAAACTTTTTTCAAGCTGGCCAGAGTAAATGATCTAGTCTACAAGCTGTAGTAGAACGCCATCATACCTGTCCCGAGTGTAGCCCAGCTTAGGCTCTGTGTAGTTCATGACATCCTCAGATGTCCAGGAAGGAGACTGGTTTCCACAGAGGATCATCTGCACCTCCTTGTGACTGAAGGAGCTCAGCTTCTCCATGGGGAACACTCGGTTAAAACCCTCTGAGAAAAGAAAAGTTAATTTCATTACATTCAAAATGTAGTGtgcaaacaccattttttttctaTGTGATTACTAACACTAATCCGTGTGTTTCAATAGGCATACCTCTGAAAGCCTCCATTTGTTTCTGGATGCCAGTGTGCATAGAGAAGTCAAACATGAGCTCCACATACTCCTCAGCATTCTCCATGGTCACCATCTGGAAAGATTAACAGAGAGGGGCACAGGCCAGATTTAGACAACTCATCTGACCAGTAAAACTCAGGGCATAGCCAATAGCGGTGCAGTTCTCTACCTACCTCGTCATTTCCATTGGGCTTCAGGTCCACTGCTGAGAACCCATGCACTTTGGATGAGGGGCAGAACTGGAAATTCAATCTGGGAGAAAAGGGACTCAAAATTAACCATGTTGAGTGACAACGATACAGCGGTCAAGGATCAAATAATGAATCAGCATAATTGGAATCTGAAAAGGTCAGCAAAATTAAAAAATGTACCACAAGTTATTATACGTCACATACAAAACAATGCAATTAGCAAAAATGGCATTCCAATTCAGGATATTATCCACTGAATTCTTCACAAAATTTAAGAAGGTCTCTCAGTAAAAATGGTGGGCGCTGTGCTCACCCCAGGTCCTCTACACTAAGCGGTGGTCCAGAGCCCATGGGGTTCTTCAGCATGAGGTCCTGCAGCCTAGTGTTCTTCTCATCCTCAGACAAACTCTTGTTCCCCAGGATAAGCCTCCTCTTCACCGCCAGCTCCTTCATCTCCTTCAGGAACTTGGCCCGGTGGGGGTTGACCAGTTCAAAGTCCTCCCAGGTCAGGATGCCGTGGTACCAGGCCGGGGGCTTGGGTTTAGGGGGGTCCAGGATGAACTCGGACTTGGAGTCCTCGTCAAAGCTGCCGATGGAATAGGTGTCCTGGCTCTCCTCGGTGGACGCCTCCGACTGGATCTCTGAGAAGTGCCGGTGCTGCTCGGTAGGATCAAGGAGGAGAGGGCCACCGCGGGACGCATAGAGCAGCTTGGACATGTTGCTCTTAATGTCACCCATGCAAAGAAGCTTGAAGAAGGGTCGTGAGATGGGCAGGTCCACCAGGCGGTTGTCCTGGATGCACTTGGCCAGGAAGACACCGAGGAAGAAGAAGAGTTTGCTGAGGCGCTCCAGCTCGTCACTGTCTTGGGGGAATGGGGCCGGGAACAGGCCGCAGGAGCGCTGGACGTAGTATCCTGGAGGTTTCAGACCCCCACCCAGATCCACCTGATAGTACAACACACAGTTAATCCCCAAAAATATTAAAGTGACACTGACATGGTTCATAACatctaaatatacagtatgttgtttTTCAGGAAaaaaatgaacatgtaattgcATGGTCATTGTCAACTGTGCATTTTATTAGTCCAAATATTACTGTTCAGGTCTACGATTTCATGTGACAGTAAAGCGGCACTTGCCTGGCGAGACTCATCGTCTGGGAAGTCGTCATCACAGAGCCAGATACCCAGGGAAGTCCTCTGGAACTCAGCTGCCACCAGAGCATAGAACTCCAGGGTGGGACCGAGGCCTGTGCCCTCCTCCCCCTGGAACTCAACCTGGGAAGACAGACATATTGGTCAGTCACTACGAACTTCCATAGCCATGCCATTCAAATAGGGGAAGACATCACAGGTACAGTAAGCTTGTACAGTAAGCTTACAAAATTGATGACTATGAATTGGATGAATGAGGACTTATTTCACGCCACATAGCATTACGTGGACCACTTATTTATGGCAACCAATAATCCCTTCACACAGATCTTCCATTGAGCATGCTATATAGGCCAGGAGACAAATTTATGTGCTTAAATCTGGCGTAGTGTTCTACCTCCAGAACAGACTTCCTGTCAGCATGGATCTGCATGACGCTCTCAGCCCACTCCATCATCTGGTCTCCGCGGGGGACCTTGATCCTCTCGTGTTTGAGACGGCCCACCCTGAACTCCCCAGGGTCGTCCCTGCGCACTGTGGTGGAGGGCCGTGAGCGCTCCATGGTGGCCTCCCGCCGGTTCTGCAGCCACACTATTGCCCTTGAggacacacaggcacatacaggGTCAGTATAGAATAAGGTGAATGAAATGGACAGCACTCAAAGAATTTCTCTTCAATAATAGGCCCTGTAATATGCGAGGGAGCACAATGTTCCTTATTCAATGCAGTACAAGACCATGCACCATCTTCAGGAGAATACAGAGTGTGACAGACATGTCAAGTAGCACTAACCTGGAGGCTCCAAACGCAGTGCAGGTGAAGTACAGCTGCCGGGTCTCAAAGGGGATGAGGAAAGGACACTTGCTGGTAAGCTGCTCACACCACTCTGGGAGGGCCCCGCTGGCCAGGGCCAGAGGCTCCTCTATCTGCTGGAGAATCTTTGTTGTGACCTTCTTGCTGGTGAATTCCTCAGGCGATGCATTGAATTGGAGGTCATCCACATCTAGTCATAACACAGTAGATTAACAACACGTGTCATTAAGAACACAGAcggggggggggtgtctgtggTGGTATGAAGGGGTGTAGCCGTAACTTCCTggtacgggtgtgtgtgtgtgtgtgtgtgaatgatgaAGAGGATGTGGAGTGTGTGTTCCGAGATGTTAATCCGTACCTTCCTGGAAAGTGCGTGCGTGGGCGTGGGGGTCTCCCCCGATGATGAATAGGATGCGGAGTAGCTGGAGCACGTCCTCCACTCCACAGGCGCTCTGACTGGAGCCAGCCTTGGCCTGGGCCTGCTCCCTGGCCACACTCAGAATGTCACAGGTCTGCATGACACCCAGAGACCCAGGGCTCAGGCCCCCTGACCTACATCCGTGCTCACAGAAGTCCTGCAAGCAATCATATGGACCGTGGTTTAAAACCGGATGTTTCCTTCAGCTCCCTGACTATACTAACTCTCTGACTAACAGTGAAGACAGTAGCATAAAACTGGACAAGGCTATTTTACTGTACAATTACAGCATTCTCGTATGACAAAATAATGAAACGGAACAGATTCACAACACTGACGTCTATGGAAATCATGGTAATGCATTATTTACAGAACAGCCACAAGCCATTTAGCTAAAGAAAACAGCAACAACTGTCTAACACAAGTGAGTCAAGCAAGAAAGAAAAGGCTATATCAAAAGAGAAAATAGACAGATAGTTAAGCAACATCTTGATGTCGTTCTATACCTTGTATGCAGCTATGAGCTGAGAACAATTTCTGTTTTTCCTAATACTTTTATTAGTGCCGGTTAATTTCCAGTGGCGCAGGAAAGATGAGTCTGCATTCTTCTGCATGTAGGTTATCAAGTCATTCTTTGGTAATTCATCAGTGCCAAGGTATTGCTCCACATGCTCTACAGACCAGCAACCCTACAACAGGAAGAACCAAATGTTGGTCTTTCCTGATTGTAAAGTCTCAAGGCAAATAGACATGCATTACAGTAGATTGGTTTAACCACTAAAGAGGCCGGTGCAGTTACTCTAGTTACATTATGACTAATAGGGTTTTCAGTCACAGTCTCCTTGCGTCTTTAAAAGGTTAGTGAGGTATGGCtctctagctggctagctatccaGGAGGAACATTTAGCTACACATTTGAGAACAGCCACAGAAATTCACAGCCAAGATTTGAATGGGCAGGATAGAAGGAACTGAGGGGATGTGAAACCTGTCAATTACCATCTTTCTACTTTCCTTCTCTTTGTCCGAATCCTTCATTTCTCTGTACATTATCCTGCAACACAAAGTCAAAATATCATTAAGAAAGGAGATCAAAGGGCTATCTTTAGTTTAGGTTTCACCATAGAATCATGAGGAAAAGCTAAAACAACAACCATCCAGACTTACGTATATGTGGGTTCCCAGATCCGGCGGAGTTTATCTGACTTGACGCTCCCGCTGCAGGAGAGCTGCAGGAGCTTCTGGACATAGTAAAAGATAGTACCCTTGTAGTTGGAGAGAGGTAGTTCAACTTCTCGGGTGGTTCCAAGCCCTGCCACTTTGAGGATGAGGgcgaggtggggggaggggggacacTCGACCTCCTCCTGGACTTCAGAGCGAGGTGTACCTGTAAGGACAAGGAAAGACATGAAGAAAAAGCTCACCACTGTGCTCTAGAGTTCAACCGAAGTATGTGTGAAAGACCTGCCATTTGTCTAGTAATCATGTACAAAACCAAGTCCATCCACAGTTATACATATTGGACTGAAtactgttggtgtggtgtgtgtacctgggggAGGGATCTCCAGGTCAGTGGTCTGCTGGACATTGGTCCGGCCTGGTCTGGGGTCGAACGCCGGGACTAAAGCAGAGAACTGGCGTTTGAGGACAAAGTCATCGTCCCAGGTTCTACGCCGACCCCCTTTGGTTTCatactcttcctcttcctgttaaAACACGACATGAACAACCGCCATCAGCTCTTTGGGAGTGGCAGACAAGGTACTACACCCAACAAACATGCAACACCGATATTAGACATCTACAGGACAaagaaacatttataaaaacaaaaCACCAACAAAAATCGCATACATTAACATCACACACACTTCACAATCCACAGACAAACTTAAGGGGGGGGTTCAGGCAACTATTTTTACAAGGGAGTACAAGCATGCAATTGACAAGTACACTATATGAAGAGAAACTGCAACAAATTTTACCCTATTAAAATGAATGTGGAAACCAAGGTTTACCCTGGACCGTACCAAAACTTCCTCATACTCTTGGTCTTCCTGATTGTCATCCTcgttctcatcatcatcatcatctggctCAGGCAGATCCTCTTCATCATCTAACTCGGCCAATAGCGTGTTAGCGCGACAGCTGTCCAGGAAGTCTGCAGGGAGAGGACTCAAGTGTGAGGTCTCACTAGAAACAACTCTGATCATCATGCACTTTTCCGAGTCGCTAGCCAAATGTATGAGGAGTCAAGATATGTCAAATGTTAACATGGATGTTCGGTAGTAGAAACACGTTAAATGTTGAAGAAGCTAAGGTGTAGTGAAGGAAGAAAGATGTATAATATGTTTATAACataggaataataataatagtaagtcTAGTATAGCCTACCATAGAGGGAAAACTCAGCTTCCTGACCAGTGTCGCTCTCACTAGACGTAGAGGTCAGGCTGGTTGTCAGAGTGTTACTGAGCAACTGGCCAACCGACAAACCTGTGGTTGCCGTGGCTACATTATTGCTGCTGGTTACTATGGATGTGGACATTGTAACAGTTGAGGTGGTGCCAGTGGTTGTGAGGTTAGGAAAGCTCTGTGCACCCATGAGAGGAGAAGctgcaaacaaacaaaaaccaaAAATGCGATTAGTTCCCAAACAGAAAAAGAAGCAGGTATTATTTTTGACCGTTCCAGTTCAAGCAATGCTGGTTGTTGTTCTCCCACTACACATGCTTGTCACATTCAAGCCTCAGtcagcatcatctgaccactGGAAGTCATGTTGAGTAAATAAAATGTCAATATTATACAATGATCCACTGGCCACTATTTCTATAGCTCTATTTAaggatgacaaaaaaaaaatgaaataaaatcaaTTTTAGTAATGCACTGTCAGCAAAGTCAAAAAGGACGTTAGATTCTCCTTGGTTTAACGAAATAGTCTAATATTAGAGCaaagacaaacaaaaacacatcaGCACAAAAGCAACAACACCATTCTTATATGTGAAGCCAGTAGTTATTCTTCTTGTCTAGATGAGTGACTGTTTTGTTCCTTCCCTTTGTGTGGTGATCAGACTAGCAATCAAATGATCAATATTGAACACAACGTAAAACATTTTACATATTTTTGCAACGTATGTATTCACAGTACTCGTTCAAACAACATTACGCAATGTAAAATTGACAACTTCTCCAGGTTGTAAACATTTTATTATTGTACTAGCTGAGGCTAAACTCTACTTTCATGTAAAAGTGTGACCAAATCTCAAACCCAAGTTACAAGGCTCCTTCTAAAAGTCATGCCAATCATGTAAAATAGCCGGCTGGACAGTGGTCCCTTTATGTGCACTGAAGGCTGAGGAGAACTGAAGGCTGAGGGCTGTGTATCCCATGCATCCCTGGCCTGCAGACAGTATAGGCTGAATACTCACTTGCAGTGCTCATGACGTTTCGTCCCagtgtgttggtgttgttgtcaCTGCTGCTGCGACTCAGGTTCATGTTGTTGGTGGCATTGGTGCGGGACATGTTGGGAGCCCTCCTCACAAACGATTCCATGAGGCTGGCCTCCCGTGACGACAGGTTGGGCACGCTGGCGCTGGAGCTCATGGGAGCGCTGGCCGCCAGCAGAGAGCTAACAGACAGACGGGCGCTGGCCGCAGAACATAGAGGCCTCTGGGAAGCCGCCTCCTTACTGGAGGACTCGGACACGGAGCTGACATCAGGCGAGCTGACGCTGACTAGTGCCATGGAGATGGACGTGGCGTCTACAGCCTCTTGCCTGTCCGCGCCCGCTTTCCGCTCGCCGCCCTCAGCAGTTAACGTGCTGGACGCGCATCCAGCCTCAGAGGACAGTACCACGATGGGCTCTTGGCCCTCTGCCCCGATGGTGCCACCACTGACCCCTAGCACCCCCCCCAGCAGGCTCTCGGCCCGGCGCTCTACCTTGGTGGAGCTGAGACTGATATCGCTGCTGCTGGCCACGCTACACACCGAGCTGCTACTGCCCTTCCGGCTTGAAGAGCTGGCCCCTGCAGCCGAGGAGGAGCCGCCCTTGTCCGGACAGTTATTTTTCACCAGGCTGCTCCAGGACTGCGCTGTGCCTGAAACAGTGGATGAGACAGGTTTGGGTGATGGCGCAGACTCAGGGTCGTACCCTGGCGCAAGCTTGAGGTCAAATTTTCCTTCAGCACCCATACGGTAAGAGTTTGAGCCACCAGCATCCCAGGTGACATCAATCCAGCCTGGAAAGGGATATGAATGTTGTGAGACCCAGCAGAGAGCAGACAGCAAGTCAAGACAGCAGCTTGGCTTGACACTGGACCAGATACCTTTGTTTATGACAGGTGGGCTGAATACAGCTTCAGACTAATTCAACAACAACATGCCATTCTATGCACCTATGCTGAAGCTGATAGTATTTTTAGCATATTGTTGAATAGTTAAATAAATGGCAAGTCAAATTGAGACATTCGATGTCTTAATAAAACTGTATGGTCTAGTACTCTGGTCCAGGTGAAGCAATCAGATAGAAATCATGAGTTACAGAAAATGACAAGCAAAGTAGAATTTTGCAAATGCGAAGCTAAAAGCCACCTGAGAAAAAGGAACTGAAGAATATTTTtgtcaatgtaaatgtaatatagttGCAATGGAGTGAGTCTATTCAGTGCTTGCAAATTGTGACATCAACATGCACTTAGTTGATTGATGGAGACAATTAGTCAAAAAGTATTTAAACACATGGCTACCCAGAGATCTAACAGATAGCTTGTACAAGTACGAAAACGGTTACATGGTAcgttgggggagagggagggttgCACTTGAAAATAGCAAACTAATAACAAAAAGGGTATAATGGTAGTGATAGTTTTGCAAGTTTCGTGAAATACGTAAAATTAATATGAGAGTGGTTTTAAAAAGACGTTCGGCCTACAGAGATAGGTAATATGCGATGCTTTTCAGGCCCTTGTATTTAATAATGTGGCCGGAAGAGCAAGAGGATGAGCCCAATATAATGCAGTCTAGTCACACAGCAGAGCAGTAGCACTGACTTAGATCAACCACTAGACTGCTCTGTAGTTAAAGTGCTCTTGAAGGTTATTATTTATCCTTCATTAACATAAAGAATGGCCTTGTTTGCCGATTGGATTGGAGAGGAGTAAGTAATAGGCCTGTAGCGTGAGGTCAGAAGCAGAAGAGAAAGTAGGAAAGTAACAGCCTTTAGTGGGAAAGccatgaagaagaagaaaaaaaccacTGTCCCGTTTAGAAGTGTAGTAGCACCGCCCACCTGTACAATGTCTTGTAAAGACCTTGTTTCTGAAGTTACTGATCAGGATTAAGGCACAGATGTTATGTAAGCGCAAACATTATATTAGGACATAAGGAACAACTGCTGGTTGATTTCTTTCAGACCAACTCGACCCTCAGTATTTAACATACAAAAGTGAGACGAGAGCGTTAGTAAAAAGGAGATTTGGGTTAAAAGGGCAATTCCGCCACTTTCAACCTcctattcattatctccagcaccataccagtgtctacatatgtgaaaatgttACGTTTCTATGATCTGTAGTTAAAAAAGGTCCTACAAAAATGCTTCTGTGACATCAAAGGGTAAGAATAAAAAGTTTTTTAAAAAGACAGTTTATTTCAAAACCTGCAATGAGTTTCAGGCCAGAGGGAATGTTATTGCCCCCACATCACCGCGAATCTcagtgtttgaaaatcactgttaaaatgtttacattttaATTGGGTagaactttttttaaatgtatatatttttttacaacaaaAAGTAGAAATGCgccgttttcacatatgtagacactggtattgtgGTAGAGATAATGAgaaatgaggttgaaaagtggtgaaTTGCTCTTTAAGATGTACTAAAAGGCTCCTCAAAGCATGTAAATGCACTTGATGTTCACAatttgtacaaaaaaaataatatggTCTACCATATTTGTATCAATGACTCCATTGTTACTAGTTTTTGCACATCCTATGTTCAATAGCCATATTTACGCCGCCCGATTCCTTTGAACAACTATTATAACACTCCCCACATGTGATGATGATGGGGTGACGTATGGGTTTATTCTGGGATAAAGCTCTGTATTGTGTCCTGCTTTAGCAGTTTAAACATGCATCATCATGTCAGTCGACTAAGTCCCTTAAGAATATTTCTTAAACTCTTTTTTTCATAGAAAAACAAAAGCTTTCTATGCAAGCTGCGTGTGTGGGGGTTCAGTTCCACACACAGGGACATTATATTAGATGGTGTGGGCTTAGGCTGTAGTAGAGTTTTACCGTTATGGGCCTCCCCCGTCACCGTACCCTCTCCTGCTGGGTTGCCATCCTGGTCTCTCCACTTCCAGTCGATGCCCCGCACCACGCGCGCCCCTGGCACTATGTACTTCATCACCTGGGAGCGGAACAGACGCCTCTGCCTGCGTAGATTGGCCTCTGCCTCCTTCACTGCTTTACCtgtggaggggagaaggagacggGTCAGATTGCTTGGAGTCATTCAAATAAAATGAATAATTATTCATAAACATACtacctacactgaacaaaaatataaaaacccaacatgtaaagtgttggtcccatgttccatgagctgaaataaaaagatcccagaaatgtttcttacgcacaaaaagcttgtttctctcaaatgttgtgcacaaatgtgttcacatccctgttagtcagtttgccaaga of Salmo salar chromosome ssa01, Ssal_v3.1, whole genome shotgun sequence contains these proteins:
- the hectd1 gene encoding E3 ubiquitin-protein ligase HECTD1 isoform X2, coding for MADVDPDTLLEWLQMGQGDERDMQLIALEQLCMLLLMSDNVDRCFETCPPRTFLPALCKIFLDESAPDNVLEVTARAITYYLDVSAECTRRIVGVEGAIKALCNRLVVVELNNRTSRDLAEQCVKVLELICTRESGAVFEAGGLNCVLSFIRDSGHLVHKDTLHSAMAVVSRLCSKMEPQDSSLETCVESLSSLLKHEDHQVSDGALRCFASLADRFTRRGVDPAPLAKHGLTEELLSRMAAAGGTVSGPSSTSKPGRTSTGAQPTVADSKLSNQVSTIVSLLSTLCRGSPLVTHDLLRSALPDSMESALQGDERCVLDTMRLVDLLLVLLFEGRKALPKSTAGTTGRIPGLRRLDSSGERSHRQLIDCIRSKDTDALIDAIDTGAFEVNFMDDVGQTLLNWASAFGTQEMVEFLCERGADVNRGQRSSSLHYAACFGRPQVAKTLLRHGANPDLRDEDGKTPLDKARERGHSEVVAILQSPGDWMCPVNKGEDKKKKDANKEEEEGSEPKGDPEMAPIYLKRLLPVFAQTFQQTMLPSIRKASLALIRKMIHYSCEVLLKEVCDSDAGHNLPTVLVEITATVLDQEDDDDGHLLALQIIRDLVDKGGDVFLDQLARLGVINKVSTLAGPTSDDENEEESKPEKEDEPQEEAKEVQQGKPYHWRDWSVIRGRDCLYIWSDAAALELSNGSNGWFRFILDGKLATMYSSGSPEGGSDSSESRSEFLEKLQRARSQVKPVTASQPILSALGPTKLTVGNWSLTCLKEGEIAIHNSDGQQATILKEDLPGFVFESNRGTKHSFTAETSLGSEFVTGWTGKRGRKLKSKLEKTKQKVKTVARDLYEDHFKAVESMPRGVVVTLRNIATQLESAWELHTNRQCIEGENTWRDLMKTALENLIVVLKDENTISPYEMCSSGLVQALFTVLNNSVELDMKHDCKPLMERINVFKTAFSENEDDESRPAVALIRKLLAVLESIERLPLHLYDTPGSTYNLQILTRRLRFRLERAPGETALIDRTGRMLKMEPLATVESLEQYLLKMVAKQWYDFDRSSFIFVRKLREGQTFTFRHQHDFDENGIVYWIGTNAKTAYEWVNPAAYGLVVVTSSEGRNLPYGRLEDILSRDSSALNCHTNDDKNAWFAIDLGLWVIPSAYTLRHARGYGRSALRNWVFQVSKDGQIWMSLYTHVDDCSLNEPGSTATWPLDPSKEEKQGWRHIRIKQMGKNASGQTHYLSLSGLEIYGTISGVCEDQLGKAVKEAEANLRRQRRLFRSQVMKYIVPGARVVRGIDWKWRDQDGNPAGEGTVTGEAHNGWIDVTWDAGGSNSYRMGAEGKFDLKLAPGYDPESAPSPKPVSSTVSGTAQSWSSLVKNNCPDKGGSSSAAGASSSSRKGSSSSVCSVASSSDISLSSTKVERRAESLLGGVLGVSGGTIGAEGQEPIVVLSSEAGCASSTLTAEGGERKAGADRQEAVDATSISMALVSVSSPDVSSVSESSSKEAASQRPLCSAASARLSVSSLLAASAPMSSSASVPNLSSREASLMESFVRRAPNMSRTNATNNMNLSRSSSDNNTNTLGRNVMSTATSPLMGAQSFPNLTTTGTTSTVTMSTSIVTSSNNVATATTGLSVGQLLSNTLTTSLTSTSSESDTGQEAEFSLYDFLDSCRANTLLAELDDEEDLPEPDDDDDENEDDNQEDQEYEEVLEEEEYETKGGRRRTWDDDFVLKRQFSALVPAFDPRPGRTNVQQTTDLEIPPPGTPRSEVQEEVECPPSPHLALILKVAGLGTTREVELPLSNYKGTIFYYVQKLLQLSCSGSVKSDKLRRIWEPTYTIMYREMKDSDKEKESRKMGCWSVEHVEQYLGTDELPKNDLITYMQKNADSSFLRHWKLTGTNKSIRKNRNCSQLIAAYKDFCEHGCRSGGLSPGSLGVMQTCDILSVAREQAQAKAGSSQSACGVEDVLQLLRILFIIGGDPHAHARTFQEDVDDLQFNASPEEFTSKKVTTKILQQIEEPLALASGALPEWCEQLTSKCPFLIPFETRQLYFTCTAFGASRAIVWLQNRREATMERSRPSTTVRRDDPGEFRVGRLKHERIKVPRGDQMMEWAESVMQIHADRKSVLEVEFQGEEGTGLGPTLEFYALVAAEFQRTSLGIWLCDDDFPDDESRQVDLGGGLKPPGYYVQRSCGLFPAPFPQDSDELERLSKLFFFLGVFLAKCIQDNRLVDLPISRPFFKLLCMGDIKSNMSKLLYASRGGPLLLDPTEQHRHFSEIQSEASTEESQDTYSIGSFDEDSKSEFILDPPKPKPPAWYHGILTWEDFELVNPHRAKFLKEMKELAVKRRLILGNKSLSEDEKNTRLQDLMLKNPMGSGPPLSVEDLGLNFQFCPSSKVHGFSAVDLKPNGNDEMVTMENAEEYVELMFDFSMHTGIQKQMEAFREGFNRVFPMEKLSSFSHKEVQMILCGNQSPSWTSEDVMNYTEPKLGYTRDSPGFLRFVRVLCGMSSDERKAFLQFTTGCSTLPPGGLANLHPRLTIVRKVDATDSSYPSVNTCVHYLKLPEYSSEDIMRERLLAATMEKGFHLN